The Xiphophorus couchianus chromosome 22, X_couchianus-1.0, whole genome shotgun sequence genome includes the window TTTAGCACATTAAGGATGGCCGTGCAGCACTTGCAAGGATGGACAGGGGAGTATCTATGCCTAATATGTTGGAACCAAAAGCAAgtatcttcttctttttgtatcAATTACAAATgagatacatttaaaaaaagagtacaATGTCTCATCTTTGACTGTATTTGAATGTTTATAGTGAATTTAGAAATATAGAGCcttgcaaaaacattcatatttcttaaaccttttcacattttgtcccattacaaccacaaacttctatGGATTTTATTGGATGGAATAACACAAAGTGGGgcacaattgtgaagtggaaggaaaattatacgttgctttcatttttttcaaataaaatagcACATGTATGTAAAATAGCATGTATTTTTATCCCACTCACTTTACTGTGATAACCTAAAAGTTAAATTCAATGCAATTTCatttaactatcaaataaaacGCAggtgtttgtaatttaattggCTTAAATAGCCTTCattgaaaacaatataaaagcAATGTACATTGTAAAacaatgtacaaaatatttattttcttgctttttcttttgtaaatatgattatcAAAGCTACAACTGAAGACTGTATATTCATAGAATAAACCAGAAATGTAGGGGTTAAAGACACAAGTCAAACCCTCTGAAATTTAGaagggaaaatgtaaaaaaatatgtatatatacgtGCTGAAATAGCAAAAGCTGGCAATCAGTCATGTACTTTAgttgcctagtcaaagtcaagactGTACTCAGTTTAGAATTTGTGGTAAACTTGAAAACCATCAGTCCTGATTGAGGTTGAGCTATTTTGCAGAGACGTAGCCTATGTGATCAACTTTCAGTATCTAGATGAGCCAAGTTATTGGAGACTTATCCAAAAACATTTGCCTCAGGATGGTTTAAAACTAATGCACACTCCATGCTTCTCCTCATCAACTTCTCTGACACTGCTAAAGAGAATTGTCTCACAGCATGGTGGTTGACCTTAACTGGGCCATCCTAGCACATCAatatactttgatctaaacatTTCCTTAGCTGTAAGTAATTTGCACAACTTATAGGGTCAGATGGATAGTATAAAAATGTTCacaacttttcagattttaaggtaaaaataatttaaaaaataaaaacatgtattatGTTGCGTAAAATTTCTCCATCCCACTAAAAACACAGTGAATCTTGTGGTGGCAATGactcaaaatgtgaaacagtccAAATGCCAGGGCCACTTTTGCAAGAAACTGTATTTAAGAGACAACAAATGGGCTAAAATATAATCAGATAGAGCGGGGACAGTTAATGcagttattttgcaaaaaaaagaaaaaaagcaaaccctAAAACCCCCCCACCCATACATTCTTttagcaaaacaacaaaagactcACTTTAGCTGGGTTCCTGATTCAGCATGTCGCTTAAGGAGCTGCCGAGTCACTCAAGCGCTTATAGCATGCTGGCTTCTTCATGCTCATCTGCACATGGCTGTGACTCAAAGTGACTGGATACTGTATGCAACATACAGTATAAAAATCCAGTAAGTCATCCAAACAACTCATATCACTATATACTGTGTATGTAGTGTGTAAGGGCATTACTGTGTGGATATGAGTTGGTCAGGGGCTTCAAAGAGTTTTCAGTTGCTTATTATTGAGCATCTCAGCTGGGATTAGAATTAGCTAGTTTATTCCTCAGTTAGTTGAAAAAATACCAGCACCTGGAATCCAGGACAATCATTCCCATGTGGATCGATATGGCTTACATTAAAGATGTTggtcctcctttttttttttttggtttccattaaatattaaatgcttCTCAAACTATAACCAGTTACATGAGtttgaagtcattttttcctctctttgtctGACAGTTTGCACGTTTAAGCACTAAAAGATTGTGCACATCAAAGCACCTGCATTTCCTGAATATCCTTAACAAAACAAACCCAGTCAGCCTCCTGTCACATACCTGCTCTCCCACCCTTTCTCACAGTCAGAATTACCCAAAAACTTCAAATTTAGTGATTTTGTTTGGTGATATCTGTTCGTTTTTGGGGCTTAGCTAAaggttttatctgttttaatgATGCATGTCTCCTTCTGAAGGTGTATCCCTATGAAATGCTCATGATAACCAGTAGAGGGAGAGCTAAACTGCCAAGGGATGTGGACAGAACCAGACTGGAGGTATCGGTTTTCCTCCTGACGCTCCTCAGTTAACACtgcattttgattttgtgtCAACAGCATTGTTGCACAAACTTACATCTGTAGCTGAGAACATGCAGTATCAGTTGCTCCTTGTCATTTTTGCAGCAAAACcctttttttacagctttgatGCTAACTGAGAACCTCCCACCCTTCCCCCctcctttgttttttctccacctTTGTTCTCATTTCTAGCGTCACTTAGCACCCGAAACGTTCTTTGAGATCTTTGGAATGGAGATCCAGGAGTTTGACAGGCTTCCCCTGTGGAAACGCAACGACATGAAAAAGAAGGCCAagctcttttagtttttttattttttctaatttatagCATGCATTATTCTGTACATACAATCAGATAGCACACAGTTGTAATCTAGATGTAGGTTCTGggttatttccttttctttttttctttttttttgcttatgtCGTCTGGATATACCTGGGGATTCCAAGAAATGGACTGATGTTGCGATGATGGACTTCAATAATGAATGGAAAATTCTTCCATGttcaaaaatgacaaagaatgATGAGAAGGGTcaagttttatttgctttgacTGCACTTATTTTACCTCCTGCTTTGCTTtaagtgaaaatccttcctttACTTTACTGCTTGTTTCTCCCTATTTGTTGCTGTTGATTCCCGTGGAACTTTGTAATTACAGTAGACCATCATGGCACAGTCACAAAAATGCCCATGCCTGTAGCTCAAAAGTGtgtcaactttttgttttgcttgggCTGAAACAGTTTTAGCCCAAAGGTTTCAAGAATCGGCTCAGTGAGTCTTTTAAGATACAATACGATGAGAAAAGCCTGTGGGAACACGGTGAGCACATCCGCCAACTGTTTGACTGGATCTACGTGGAAATGAATCCTCCAATAGCCGGCATATCACCAGTCTTCTTCCCCGTGGCTTTCATGCACACAAATTGTTCATCTGAATGgacaaaaaaatgtctcttttctcAGGCTCTCATAAACAAAGTTATACACCTTACCTTTACTTATATTGGAAGTAAGAATCTTATATTTTAAGGCTGTTTCCAACATATAGTTACATTCAAATAGATACGACCCCCTATTTCAAGAAACGACTGTATTTGAAagtattgttttataaatgaaaaaaaaaacacactgccATTTGTTGTATTGAAATCTAAGCcaataaagatttaaattgCCATGAACCATGAATACTGATCCTCTGCCATCCCAAAGTTACCCTCAGCttcttttctaatattttgatGTGGACATTTGGGGATGTTAGCACAGGGTGGGAAATTATCTTAGGACTGAAATACAAACCTAAAATCTTCATCAGAAGtcttcatttcattcatttaattttacagcATTATTCATTTAATAATGCTGTAAAATGCTCATACTACTGTTGCCTGTTGCAATTTTCCAGAAAGTTTTCtcaactgaaaaatattcagttgaATCAGGACAGGCTATGACTTcacttattttgattttttaaattctaaataaaaaatacttaaaatatttatataagaAAAGTTCCCATCCAAAAGAATGGTAATCTTTAAGCTGCCACATGAATAGCAGCtggaaaacatgattaaatgtaaattaagcACAAGTTGTGAAATAGCAACTCTTGTCAGGTCTTGAGGTATTTGTGTTACTTTGAATTCACTCCCAGTTTGAATACTGGGAGTGTGTTGggttcaaatgttttgaattcACAGTGTTCAGCTGATTCAGGATGTCACTTTTACCATGGTGTCACCTTTTCggggatttttaaatttaatgttcaAGTGACCATCTGGTAATGACATTTTCATGATCTTTAAGAGCACTTAAGCAGGAAGATAGTTCTTAAATTAATTGGATAATTGAAAAGTAGCTCATGCCGTTAGTTTTTCGATTTCAGTTTCAAGCATTCAAAATGCTGAAGTGAGCGAATATTTATTAGTGCAGACAGAGTATTTGCatagatttttataaaattaagcAATGATACATTTGGATGCCAATGAGTGTGATGCCATTTACCCtacaaaacaacatgaaattcaaaatatgtaaaaaaaacaaaaacaaaaaaaaactaaagggCAACTGACTCCAGCTGCATCAGCTGGTTTCGACTTGGTACTGGTACTTGACAATGTGGTAATGTTTTTGGATGATAAAAACTACAGGGAACCTAAactgcctttaaaaaaagatgtgggGATGTCCTTCAAGTCCTCCCCCAAATTACTTCTGTGATTGTTTACCAAAAGCAGTGTATCATTCCAAACTATTGAAAAGCAATACAGATATGTTATACTGCTCAGGGTATTGCATTCCTTTCAGAAACTGATGCCGATTCTTCAGATCTGAACTTGATGAATCAGCAGGTTCAGATCGTAAGTCTGCTCTGACTTCTGCTTCTTCAGCAGTTTTCAGCTGACCTGTTGAAGTCCCACCAGTCATGCAATACATGCTAATTTTGCAAGTCCATAGTTgtaccaaaaatatttgcaatgaGTGCTGAAAACATTACACTACAGAAGGCTCCAGTCTATGATTTACTGCGTTGTGGTGAAGGGAAACATCCACAACTACGCTCTTTTATGGTTTTCCCTTACTTTATCTCAGAAAACTATGTCCTCAAACTCTTTTTCCTTAATCAATCAGGGGTTTCATCCTTTGAGTTTGCATTTCAGTCTATGAGGTTTCATACCTTCTGCaatatttttcccttttcttctgtaaaaacaaaatctgaaattccACACCTATACCTTATAATTTCCTttgtatttaattgttttgttttctacaacTCATACCCAGATTTTCTGTTCTGCAGTTCTCCATTTTAGTCCTGTTtgatcttgttttctttgaccCATTAGatgattgtgtgtgttttgctgtgAACATCTCAACTCTGCCTGGACTTTAGCTTCTTCCCAGGTTGTTTGTGATTTGGACCCAAATTGAATCCAAATAGTTAGGAAAAAACCTAGAAATGAGCACTTGGGATCTCTGCAGGGGCAGtaaggttttaaaaagagagaaaaaactgaattaaaattaaaacatgaaacctGCACAATAACCACTAAGATGTCCATGACAATTCTagattgtgatttatttattctcaaattGAGAGTAGAATTTCACATCTTGGTCTATTCTCAGCAACTTTCTTCTGCAGTGTTCAACTCCATCTTTGTagaataaagacattttcaCCACTGCTTACAGTAGAATTGGTGTGTGTATGTCAATCTGTGCAGAAATGGTACGGCAGTCATGTGACATCTTTTCAGGCAGTGACATGTTTAAGCTATGGTGGACTGTCACAAGAACAgaaatattctttttctttgtccatGAGTGTatcagcagcaaagtgacaggcaaATGGAAGCATGTAGACTCACACACAGATGAACATGCATAACAAAACGAAATGAGACTGTAGAGTAAAGGCAAATTTACAGCATTTAAAATTTACTGTACAGTTGAATAAATAGCATATTTAAATTCACAGAAATGTGCAATTGAGTAAGATAATTCAAAAAAAGTGGATAAAAATCAATATATGGATGTAAATCAATAGAGTGCTGGTTTTTACAGAATATACTTAAAGTGCCATCtgaaagtatttacaccccatAACGTTTCTCAAATACAGATTTGAATAtcgttttcatttttgaaacttAACACACAAAGTAATGCACAATGGCAAAGGCAaacatatttcagatatttttataaatttgtaaaaaaaaaaaaaaaacataaaaatataccCTTTTCTAAAGTACTTAAAATTGAGCTCAGGTGCATCTTATTTCCACTGATCTTTCAGATCCTCCTGAGGTACCTGAGGTAAGTTGAGCTGACTGAGCGTGAGTTAGAATTAAATCCACTTGTTGCTTTAATTCTGCAGAAACATCTGCAATAGATTGTTAGAACAGATATACAAAAGTCTCTTGTCTGATAAAGGCGAGGTAGGTCTTTTTTGGCCTATATTCAAAGCTTTATGTCTTGAGAAAAAACAGCCACTGCTCAGGACCTGACTAACACCATCACCGTAaagtatggtggtggcagcatgacGCTGTGGGTATGGACCTCTACCCCTTGCGACTTGTcattaaagtgacagaggaCAAATACAGAGACGTTTCTCAAGAAAAACTATGACAGCTTGTATCTtcatctgcagagaaaatggTAGAAAATTTCCGCAAACCATGTAAGGCTTGTAGAGACATACGAGAGACATACTTTAGGTTGCAATTGCTGCAAATGCTTTAGTCCCTGTCcacatggaaacattttaaaaaatggaaatgttttctgcCACATCTCCATATTGAAACAGTGATTTAGGAGAccctatttttaaaatcatgttccAGGTGAATTATGTTCACCTTTGCATATTCTTGTGAACAGCAAAAACATCTCTTTTGTTAAAACTCTAACATCATAGCCTCACCAAAAGCTTAACTTGGCTTGGATTAAAGTCCTTTTGTACTGTATGCTTCCTGGTCCATGTTATTCCAAACTTATCTCATAAAAACGATTTACAGAACAGCTACAGTGCTAAGATGTGATGCAAGAAAGTGATCTCTCTTTAAACAATGTTCACACTCAGCCACTACTTTGTTGCAGTTTACATTTTACAGTGAGCAAATCATCAGACGTAAGCTTGCTAAATAGTGTGCAACCATTTTCCACAGGAGACATTAGAAAAGCATCTAGTATCTTTGAAGAAGCAAAGGGATGCTGTGAAACACAGACTGAAGAAACTGGCAGCCCGTCAGTCAGAAATCACTGTGAGTTTTACTCTGATTTCTGAAAAAGGCTCTCTCTGTGTAGAGATTTTAGCAATTTCTCTACAAATGATCCAGCAgcagaattttatttgatttcaatGTCTACTGTACCTAGAAAAAGTCTGCAGCGATAAGAGAGAATGTAGCAATGAAATATCAGGAGATCCAGACGGTTCTGGAGGAGGACCTGCGGCTCACCTTGTCCCACCTGGAGATGGAGGAGAGGGCTGCCATCTCTGCCTTGGATGGACTGATGGAGAGAAACTGTGCTCTGATCCAGGGAATAGAGCAGGACTTGGCCAGACTTTCTTTAGTTTTGGAGCACTGTGACACAGAACCTGATtctatggtaaaaaaaaaaacaaaacaaaaaaaaacatatatgagAGTTTAAATGTAAAGAGCAAAAACCTACAGCTGACCTAGATTTTCCACTATTCCTCAGTCGTTCGTTTTACATGCTGAACTGGATGACACAGAGACAGCAGATAGGTATGGATAATTACAACTCCTATTTTGTAGGAGATTCTTCACAAAGTATTCCTCTTCAGAGAATTATAAGAGGGTTTTATGTGacgaccaacacaaagtagtgcataaccGAGAAGTGCAAGGAAGATAACTTatggttttaaaaatctgaaaagtgtggtgtacatTTTTTTCAGCCCTCAGAGTCTAATACTTTATGGAACCATATATAACACTTAAAGTTGTAGTTGTTGCACATCTAGAGATTGTTTTGCCAAATTAGATCATTATCAGTCAGATTAGAGGAAGAGCAATCTGGcaagaaggaaataaaactgcagcatgatgccaccaccaccatgttttacagagGGGATTGTCTGTTCAGGGTTATGAACATTGCAGGTTTTTCACCACACATACAAATTTTCAAGTAGgacaaaaagtttaatttcagtCTTGTCTGGTCAGACCTCATGGCTTTCTTAATGCCACTCTTTGGTAGAAGATTTGTAAATCACACCACTTgtttcctgtcaacagattctcccagcTGAGTGGTGGATCATTGCAGTTACCATGGCTCTCTTGCTTTCTTCtctatttaattttcctttcttACAATTAATTGTTGTGTAATCAGCTATTCTAATGATTATCTTGACGGTTAATcagatatatataaaaaaaaacctagacatattctgctgattttttgcttaaattatgaattaccttgtgttgatctatcataaaatcctaataaaataagCTGAAGTTTGTACTTGTGGCATGATAAGAAAATTTCTGCTAAAAAGATTTTGCAGGAATTTTCAAGGCACTATGCCAATATGTAATACTTCCTTCATGGTTTTTATTCGTCAGAGTGTTGGATGTcctcaaccaatcagatccCAGCAGTGTGAGCCTTGATGAAGCTAAAGCTAACCAGATCCTCAGCCTCACCAACAGCATGCTGCTCCTTGTCTGCTCGCAGATCCCGTTAATGAAGAAGCTCCTGAAAAGCTGTCAGTTCCCACATCACCTTTCTTCTTTACACTGCTATCTCTTTAGGAAACATTTCATGCTGAATTTTCTTCACTTGTGTCCAGATTCCAGTGAGGTGCACCTGGACCCAGAGACGGCCCACCCAAAGTTGGTCATCTCCCCTAAATGTGACAGCGTCTCCTACACAGACGCCTGGCAGAAACTCCCTGACCAACCAGGACGGTTCGACACCACCCTCAACGTCATCAGTCTGCAGGGCTTCAGCTTTGGCCGCCATTACTGGGAAATTGATGTGACTGGGAAGACGTATTGGGAGCTTGGTGTTACCTTCCCCTCCATTCCTCGCAAAGGCGTATCTGAGGAGTGCTGGCTGGGTCGGGGCGCCGTGTCCTGGTGTGTGGAGTTCTTTGATGGGGAATACACAGCCTGGCATGGAGGGGTGCCTCACCAGCTGCCTTTTACGAAACGTTTCTGTCGAATTGGTGTTATGTGCAGCTTTCCTGCCGGCCTGGTGACATTTCTAGAGGCGGACAAAATGACGCCACTGTTCTCATTCTGTGCTGGAACCTTCTCTGAGTGCCTCCACCTGGCCCTGTGTCCTGGtcacaaccacagcggcaccaATTCAAGTCCTATTGTAATCTGTAATGAATCGTCTCCTACAAGTGACCTGTAGCTGCATAAGAACATGATGTACAAAAATGCAGGGCTGGCACAAGATTTTTTAGGGACCCTGAGCAGCACAGGATTTGGGGTCCCATTTACATTGTAGCCCACCAATCACAACAGCACCAATCATGTGTCTTTTAAGCTATTCAAACTTaacttattttatgttgtgCATTTGGTTTCATTGCTACATTGtaagacaaaaattaaatagataatacatttcttgtttttgatttgactttttgactttgatttttatcacattcattcaaataaaatgaataaaaaatgaacttatgttttatttggctCACAATTAGGAATTCCATTAAAGGAGACTTGAATGTTATGCTTACAGAACAAATATACAGTAAGCATCTCCGCAAATGACCTATGTTAATTTTTATTGATCAATATTGAGCATCTTTTTACATTGAAGTAATTTGGCAGCATATGGACAAAAACTGccttaatttcattttaaaataatatttaagcatgTGACTGTTTTTAAAGATGGGCTGGATTTGACCTCCAGGCCTTGAGTTTGGCATattttttcaattgaatttatttgacaactgcaaaactatatatatatatatatatatatatatatatatatatatatatatatatatatatatatatatatatatatatatatatatatccttgTTAAAAACCTAGACAGATTCTTGATCATGACCCTCTAATTTAGAGGTGATGCTCCAGCattaaattggatttaagtccaGATTTCGGCTGAGCTGCTCCAAAtcctacttttgtttttagcctGTCTGAGGTGAACCTGCTGCTGTGCTTCGGATCGTTATCCTGTTGTGCAGCCCAAGTGTGCTTGAGCTTAAGGTCGTGAACTGTGACCGGACATTTTTCCTCATGACGCTCTGTTAAGGAACATGGTTCATGGTGATATCGACTGCAACAATTCATTGAGGTCTATAAGTTCAATTGTCTTATTCTGAAATACTGTGTAAAGTTTTACACCAGCTCCGATATGACTCACATTGTCCAAAAGGTTCTGcctttaaatttttaatgactttgaGACGGGCTTGTTCCATGTTTCCATGCAGGTCAAGATAACGGCTTTCACTTTGGTTGGAGTCCCAAAGTCTTAGAAATGACTTTGTAATCTTTTCCAGACAGACAGATGTCAAttactttgtttctcatctgtcaTTGAATTTCTTTAGTGAGTCCATGATGCTGtgttttttaagatttttagtCTACAGGTTGTATTTAGGTGATTTCTTGGTTCTACAGATGAGATAATCACCATGGTGACTGTGGGAAattaaactgaaccaaaactgTTAGTTCACAAAGGGGAGCAGTCAGGTTCCCACAGACGGTTGGTTTCAGTAGCTTTTTTCTCTTAGAAATGAAAGcataatttgaaaactacatTATGTATTTAATTAGGTTATCATTGtctgatttttatatttgtttagttacttttttgtttctttcttctttttattcttttacaaaacggaaaaaacaaatacatataaGTTGTGTCATCAAGTTTACTGCGTTACATATTACAtgaattttaatcttttcactaatttatgaaatcaaattaacttttcaataatattctgatttattcagaTGTCCCTGCAGAAATATGCATGTCCTGAAATTGCATCACTGTATAAATAGTCCACTTGTTGATGTGCCCAGGGTATGTGATTCAAAGTCTAGAAGCAAACAAACAGTGAGGTTTTAGCAAACATGCTCTCTGAGCATTTGTGTTGCAAGTGTAGGGCTCACTTTTAGAATTTGATGCTTTTAATGTAAAAAGTCTGCAAACATGTCACAAATGACACtaaaaaacatgcaatattcATAGTAGctgtaaaaacatctttatgtcATCTTAAGAGACCATTGTGGGGTCTCTTATTGTAaagtttaaatcaataaaactgaCTCAGCATCATGGATGAGTGCCAGATTAAACTAAAGTTTCAAAGGTTAGTGTCCTTGTgtaaaaatgtaggaaaaagGTCAGGTTCTCTACAGCGCTGCACAGTCTCATTTGGTCCTCCTGGACGTCGTCTGGTGCTCTGCCATCATGAAACTGAAGCTCCTTCTCATTTTCCTCTTCTTGGCTGTGCTCCTTATCCCCACTGAAGTAAGTATTTACAACATGTATTATCTTAAAACAATGTAGTAAATGCACCACTCTTAATTAcaactgtattttcttttattattgctCAATTAGTTCTATCCTATGAcgtttattgttattaaaaccATTATTGTGTTTGGTGGAATTATTTATGAAATGCTTTAACAAATTTCTAACTGTCATTTTTCATTAATCAGTCGAaacccaaacacaaagacaaacacaaagacaaacatggATCAAGAGGACAAGGGcgggagaaaaaaatgcaaaaatttgaAGATATAATTGAAGGTTGGAGCTccattttgtcataaaatacTGATTCTATAACttaaaaaattcagcaaaaGAAACGACGTATTccaaatctgaaatgaaaatattattttagacGTCATCTTCAAGGAGTCATCTGATGACGACGACGAAGATCAGCCTTCTATGGACTGGCTTCATGACCTTCAGGATCTACATGGTATAATGATTAGACCTACGCTTTAAAAAGTTGTGTCTTTCTTTGCCTGATTAAAACCTAGTTCCATTTAATTTGCCAGGGGAATGCACACCCAATCCCTGTCTTAACAACGGTGTGTGTAAGCAAAAAGGCAGGAGAGGGTACAAATGTGACTGTCCTGCGCCTTTCAAGGGAAGGAAATGCGAGAAAGGTTGGATGAAGCTGTCATCTTCTTCCTATTGAAGTTCCTGTCAGTGTCCAACTGAGACTGTAAAATCAGCAGCTACTGTTTGTGCTTATGGTTGTCAGCCCCGAAAGCGTGCAGAATAGGTGTTTGTGGTCGGGGGGAGTGTGTGCTGACTTCAACCGCTCCTTTCTATGAGTGCAAATGCAAATACCCGTTCCAGCCTCCAGACTGCAAACGATGTAAGGATCAAATAGCAAAACTACATTTTCAGCTAGTTACTTTTCTAAAACGTTTATTGTGTGTATTTGATCCTTCTTTTGTGCAAAGATTCTGTGTGTATGCCAAACCCGTGCAGAAATGGTGGCCAGTGCATCCGGGAAGGGAATGACTTTGAGTGTCAGTGTCGCGAAGGATTCAGTGGACGCTTCTGTCATGTTGGTAAATACTGCACTCTTATATCAGTCTCTTTGTTTTCCAAGACTAATGTGTGTGCACAGAATCCTGCAGTTTTTTATATCTCTTTGACcttaacacattttattgcGCTATCACTACCgtttcaaaatgtcttcttaaaaaaaatcaaaaaggatGGCCTCCATTTGTTTTCAACTCTCTCACTCTGGtgtccctaaataaaatctaatgtatccaattgccttcagaagtcacataATTGGTAAATGGACTAGACCTGTGGAGTCAAAACTACCAAGACATGTCACCCACCTAAACTGATGAGAAAGACAAGGAAAACTTTAGTTAGTGCTAACATTAGCGCTACAGGAGAAGAAAAAGTCAATTCTTAGCTTTGGATAATCTTTTGAAAGTACAAAGTCTTAGTCTTGATGGAAGAGaggtaaagaaaaagaaagtcaagTCAAGAAAGTTTGTTATACACCACAAAGTATGAATAGGACTCCACCAACATAGAGGAAAagggattttttcttttatac containing:
- the LOC114137843 gene encoding probable E3 ubiquitin-protein ligase TRIML1 yields the protein MVENFRKPLCNHFPQETLEKHLVSLKKQRDAVKHRLKKLAARQSEITKKSAAIRENVAMKYQEIQTVLEEDLRLTLSHLEMEERAAISALDGLMERNCALIQGIEQDLARLSLVLEHCDTEPDSMSFVLHAELDDTETADRVLDVLNQSDPSSVSLDEAKANQILSLTNSMLLLVCSQIPLMKKLLKSYSSEVHLDPETAHPKLVISPKCDSVSYTDAWQKLPDQPGRFDTTLNVISLQGFSFGRHYWEIDVTGKTYWELGVTFPSIPRKGVSEECWLGRGAVSWCVEFFDGEYTAWHGGVPHQLPFTKRFCRIGVMCSFPAGLVTFLEADKMTPLFSFCAGTFSECLHLALCPGHNHSGTNSSPIVICNESSPTSDL